A genome region from Glycine max cultivar Williams 82 chromosome 5, Glycine_max_v4.0, whole genome shotgun sequence includes the following:
- the LOC100798535 gene encoding uncharacterized protein, with amino-acid sequence MPFGDALQQMPLYTKFMKDILTKKGKYIDNESIMVGGNCNVVIQRKLPKKFKDPGTMTIPYTIRNESVGKALIDLWASINLMPLSMCRRIGNLKIDPTKMTLQLIDQSIMKLYGVVEDVLVKVYHFTFSVDFVIMDIEEDAEIPLILGKPFMLTINCLVDMGNGNLEMSVDDQKVNFNLFEAIKYLGEDRRCFKVEEVDKKDVGALPHKIHWRKFLSML; translated from the coding sequence ATGCCATTTGGGGATGCCTTGCAGCAGATGCCGCTCTACACCAAATTCATGAAGGACATCCTCACCAAGAAGGGGAAGTATATTGACAATGAAAGCATTATGGTAGGAGGCAACTGTAATGTAGTGATACAGAGGAAGCTGCCTAAGAAATTTAAAGACCCCGGGACCATGACAATCCCTTACACCATAAGGAATGAGTCAGTAGGGAAGGCTCTCATTGACTTATGGGCAAGCATCAACTTAATGCCCCTGTCAATGTGTAGAAGAATTGGAAATCTGAAGATAGACCCTACCAAGATGACGCTCCAGCTCATTGACCAATCAATCATGAAACTGTACGGGGTAGTGGAAGATGTCCTAGTCAAAGTCTACCACTTTACTTTCTCGGTGGATTTTGTCATCATGGACATAGAAGAAGATGCAGAGATTCCTCTTATCCTAGGCAAACCCTTCATGCTGACTATCAATTGTCTGGTAGATATGGGGAATGGTAATCTGGAAATGAGTGTCGACGACCAAAAGGTAAACTTCAACCTTTTCGAAGCAATTAAATACCTAGGGGAAGATAGAAGGTGCTTCAAGGTGGAGGAGGTCGATAAAAAAGACGTTGGTGCTCTCCCACACAAAATTCATTGGAGAAAGTTTTTATCAATGTTGTAG